The following proteins come from a genomic window of Paenibacillus spongiae:
- a CDS encoding alpha/beta fold hydrolase, which produces MHREISIFNSGDTTLEYSVIGKGTPILLFHGGHSGCQEEFGYERLLTSGFSIITPSRAGYGHTSSIMDLGQACHIYKSLLDHLAIEKVHVIAVSAGGPSGIVFCSMFPGRIASFTLQCAVTKPWLVPVDKEYKMARRIFKPETEKRTWKILAAMNNLLPKLTYRMMASSFSKLPYSEVRKRLDDHSAEAFRKMNNRQRSYSGFFIDLEHTQLDYSKELANIQAPTLIMHSQNDRSVSLSHPENVKALIPQSEMCILDSWGHLIWIGKHATEYDDALISFLSRQKNEESSPFN; this is translated from the coding sequence ATGCACCGGGAAATTAGCATATTCAATTCCGGAGATACTACGTTGGAATATTCGGTTATCGGAAAAGGAACCCCGATATTGCTATTCCACGGCGGACATTCGGGTTGTCAGGAGGAATTCGGTTATGAAAGATTGCTAACATCAGGATTTTCCATCATCACTCCCTCCCGTGCAGGATACGGCCATACTTCCTCGATTATGGATTTGGGACAGGCCTGCCACATTTATAAATCTTTATTAGATCATCTGGCTATCGAGAAAGTCCATGTTATCGCCGTTTCCGCAGGCGGGCCGAGCGGAATCGTGTTTTGCTCCATGTTTCCCGGTCGAATTGCCAGTTTCACGCTTCAGTGTGCGGTTACGAAACCATGGCTTGTGCCAGTGGATAAAGAATACAAAATGGCGAGGCGTATTTTCAAACCCGAAACCGAGAAAAGAACATGGAAAATACTTGCGGCGATGAATAACCTATTGCCGAAATTAACATACAGAATGATGGCATCTTCCTTCTCAAAACTGCCATATTCGGAAGTACGGAAACGGCTTGACGACCATTCGGCTGAAGCGTTTCGTAAAATGAATAATCGCCAGCGCTCATATTCGGGTTTCTTTATTGATTTGGAACACACTCAACTTGACTATTCTAAAGAACTAGCGAATATTCAAGCACCAACGTTAATCATGCACAGCCAAAACGATAGATCGGTTTCCTTAAGTCATCCAGAAAACGTGAAAGCGCTGATACCCCAGTCGGAAATGTGTATTCTTGACTCTTGGGGCCATCTCATATGGATAGGAAAGCACGCTACCGAGTACGATGATGCTCTTATTTCGTTCTTATCGCGACAGAAAAACGAAGAATCGTCACCTTTCAACTAA
- a CDS encoding DUF1835 domain-containing protein translates to MEKHLEIRKAINRLSLQEAKQLITIIKLQLENLKDVYEKLLVPNNRISIWEPNDAATKVHIVFGDSVAGSLKYVIRQLGIENTNKVVSFRDQFSFGPLWRLHEEAGRAHRVEWFRDHINEDLILETGQNLDDDYDTYHQRIMEQIDHIPAEASIVIWSGNNAHEQIGLRYALYLLRKKQNEIFVFNAVEACERRFNTSDQNIKFAGEIPPEKLQNVFGEIEDNGSIDFETKKLMEHEWLSLANHHNVLRIWDGERIQNVDENYFDSYLLKTIEKLHADRSNRDFIKAARVIGEALGHCDHHVVDSYFEYRLRQLIYNQSLEIKGVPRGMRFYSVRCIFNTSLR, encoded by the coding sequence TTGGAAAAGCACTTAGAAATAAGGAAGGCAATCAATAGACTTTCACTGCAAGAAGCGAAACAGCTTATTACGATCATCAAGTTACAACTGGAAAACTTGAAGGACGTATACGAGAAGCTGCTAGTTCCTAATAATCGGATCTCGATATGGGAACCGAATGATGCTGCCACGAAAGTGCATATTGTTTTTGGCGATTCTGTTGCCGGGAGTTTGAAATATGTCATAAGGCAACTGGGAATTGAGAATACAAACAAGGTGGTAAGTTTTCGAGATCAATTTTCTTTTGGACCTCTATGGCGGCTTCATGAGGAAGCTGGAAGAGCGCATAGAGTTGAGTGGTTCAGAGACCACATCAATGAGGATTTAATTCTCGAAACTGGACAAAACTTAGATGATGATTACGATACCTACCATCAAAGAATAATGGAGCAAATAGACCATATTCCGGCTGAAGCATCCATTGTGATATGGAGCGGGAATAATGCTCACGAACAGATAGGGTTGCGGTATGCACTTTATTTGCTAAGGAAAAAACAAAATGAAATATTTGTTTTTAATGCCGTGGAAGCTTGCGAAAGAAGGTTTAATACTTCCGATCAGAATATCAAATTCGCGGGCGAAATCCCTCCGGAAAAACTTCAGAATGTTTTCGGGGAAATCGAGGACAACGGATCAATAGATTTCGAAACTAAAAAGTTAATGGAGCATGAATGGTTATCGCTTGCTAATCATCATAACGTGTTGCGTATTTGGGATGGAGAAAGGATCCAAAACGTCGATGAGAATTATTTCGATTCCTATTTGCTGAAGACTATAGAGAAGCTACATGCCGACAGGTCGAATCGTGACTTTATTAAGGCTGCAAGAGTAATCGGCGAAGCGCTCGGACACTGCGATCATCACGTTGTTGATAGCTATTTTGAATACCGACTGAGACAGCTAATTTATAATCAGTCCTTGGAAATCAAAGGTGTACCAAGAGGGATGAGGTTTTACAGCGTAAGGTGTATCTTCAATACTTCGTTACGCTAA
- a CDS encoding GNAT family N-acetyltransferase, with translation MEFREITWDNFIECIELQVTEEQKRFISSNQHALAEAYIASKEGQVIITFAIYKDGKMVGLIMMYYDDGNGNFDYSSYGVFKIMIDGRYQGKGYGKEAMIKAIEFSRASPHGEARVVELTYKPENLIAKNLYSSLGFVETGNTHPSGEVYAEFVL, from the coding sequence GTGGAATTTAGAGAAATAACGTGGGACAACTTTATTGAATGTATTGAGCTGCAAGTTACAGAGGAGCAGAAACGCTTTATTTCCTCCAATCAACATGCACTCGCAGAAGCTTATATTGCCTCAAAAGAGGGTCAGGTCATTATTACATTTGCGATTTATAAAGACGGGAAGATGGTCGGCTTAATAATGATGTATTATGACGATGGAAATGGCAATTTCGATTACAGCAGTTATGGAGTTTTTAAAATCATGATTGATGGGCGATATCAGGGCAAAGGGTATGGCAAAGAAGCCATGATAAAAGCTATAGAATTTTCTAGGGCATCTCCTCATGGAGAAGCGAGGGTCGTTGAACTTACATATAAACCAGAAAACCTAATTGCGAAAAATCTATATTCATCACTAGGTTTTGTTGAAACAGGGAATACCCACCCTTCTGGTGAAGTATACGCTGAGTTTGTCCTATAG
- a CDS encoding YfjL-like protein gives MEGNSLKILFRIFLSAIFIGIAFIVFVVYSFFYGNPFLKYKFKQEARHYLESTYPNKQSLITEVEFSLKSSTLEKQYFRAYFYFLEDKIKKLHSVYINDDGKITDGLKTRAANPK, from the coding sequence ATGGAGGGAAACTCCCTGAAGATTCTTTTTAGAATATTTTTATCGGCTATTTTTATAGGTATAGCCTTTATTGTATTTGTGGTCTACTCATTCTTTTATGGGAATCCTTTTTTAAAGTACAAATTTAAACAAGAGGCACGTCATTATCTAGAATCAACCTATCCTAATAAACAAAGTTTAATTACTGAAGTTGAATTCAGTCTCAAGAGTTCTACTCTGGAAAAACAATACTTTAGAGCATATTTTTATTTCTTAGAAGATAAAATTAAAAAGCTTCATTCCGTATATATAAATGATGACGGAAAAATAACTGATGGATTAAAGACTCGAGCGGCTAATCCCAAATAG
- a CDS encoding NUDIX hydrolase, translating to MFYVNTRAIIERERDGRTEIIIQTRNKPNEPKQLELPGGRVEKFESLLTALRREVKEETGLDVTWIEGEDTRIDTDGINPNIVVECVRPFTAYQTIKGGIDSVGYYFICRAEGELLEEGDHSQKARWVTVDELAKRIHNDPLQFINIDCAAIMFYLKHRVNVLPVGETN from the coding sequence ATGTTTTATGTCAATACCCGTGCCATAATAGAGCGTGAACGTGATGGGAGAACCGAAATTATAATCCAGACGCGTAACAAACCCAACGAACCGAAACAGCTTGAGCTGCCGGGAGGCAGGGTGGAAAAGTTCGAGTCGTTGTTAACTGCCTTGCGCCGCGAAGTGAAGGAAGAAACCGGACTCGATGTCACTTGGATTGAAGGGGAAGATACGCGTATTGATACGGATGGGATTAATCCTAATATCGTTGTCGAATGTGTTAGGCCATTTACCGCATACCAGACGATTAAAGGCGGAATCGATTCGGTCGGTTACTACTTTATTTGCAGAGCGGAGGGCGAATTGCTCGAAGAAGGCGACCACTCGCAAAAAGCCCGTTGGGTAACCGTAGACGAACTAGCCAAACGTATACACAACGATCCTTTGCAGTTTATTAACATCGACTGTGCCGCTATCATGTTCTATTTAAAACACCGTGTAAATGTCTTGCCAGTTGGTGAAACAAATTAG
- the argC gene encoding N-acetyl-gamma-glutamyl-phosphate reductase, with amino-acid sequence MKYNVFVDGQEGTTGLKIHDYLSKISNVEVIKIESERRKDNEARRAIINEADLVFLCLPDSASKETVTMVSNKKTKIIDASTAFRTNDEWTYGLPELNKSQRAKIQQSSRVSIPGCHATGFILAIQPLVIEGILPRDYPASCYSITGYSGGGKKLISEYQNSTREQLFAPRQYALHLNHKHLPEMQLYSGLNSAPLFTPIVGSYYQGLAVSIPLFPKMFLKHITVKEIQELLAFYYKDEQFIRVMPYESETYLEDGFFNVMECNHTNHLDLFVFGHKDEILLVSRFDNLGKGASGAAIQNMNIMLGFDEGKGLG; translated from the coding sequence ATGAAATATAACGTTTTTGTGGATGGTCAAGAAGGTACAACAGGTCTAAAAATTCATGATTACTTATCTAAGATTTCTAATGTAGAAGTAATCAAGATTGAATCGGAGAGGCGAAAGGATAACGAAGCTCGTCGTGCAATAATAAATGAAGCAGACCTAGTATTCCTTTGTCTCCCAGATTCGGCTTCAAAAGAAACCGTAACGATGGTTAGTAATAAAAAAACCAAAATAATTGACGCAAGTACTGCTTTTAGGACTAACGATGAATGGACCTATGGATTACCGGAATTAAACAAAAGCCAAAGGGCTAAAATCCAACAATCATCTAGAGTATCTATCCCGGGATGTCACGCGACAGGTTTTATTTTAGCCATACAGCCTCTTGTAATTGAAGGTATTTTACCGAGGGATTATCCTGCTTCTTGTTATTCGATTACAGGATACAGTGGTGGGGGTAAGAAACTTATATCTGAATATCAGAACTCAACTAGAGAACAGCTTTTCGCACCAAGACAATATGCACTTCATCTGAACCACAAGCATCTTCCAGAAATGCAGTTATATTCCGGTTTAAACTCCGCACCACTTTTCACACCAATAGTTGGGAGCTATTATCAAGGCCTCGCAGTATCTATTCCTTTGTTTCCAAAAATGTTTCTGAAGCATATAACGGTTAAAGAAATTCAAGAACTACTTGCCTTTTATTATAAAGATGAGCAATTTATCCGAGTAATGCCATACGAGTCAGAGACATATCTTGAGGATGGTTTCTTTAATGTCATGGAATGCAATCATACAAATCATTTAGATTTATTCGTTTTTGGTCATAAAGATGAAATATTACTTGTATCTAGATTTGATAATTTGGGAAAAGGGGCCTCAGGGGCAGCCATTCAAAATATGAACATTATGCTTGGGTTTGATGAAGGTAAGGGTCTAGGATGA
- a CDS encoding GNAT family N-acetyltransferase — MQSVDWSDDINYYDLSSEYSIRKAEPEEWGVYCSVYYNMRYNGFFREEGFNAPRRNSFWIYKGESKIGGVRMAPNTIYHLFYIPPFHDSFEVLKLLKNILFQWSDRTEPIKTFEVLPDQVNLYTRAGFWPDEFRCRWMQRPTDHFKVVWDHNLIIKCPEIKGNEMGAKRFINEDEIAHCDFNSFAGGFEAVRRKKSSLEDFIPSEDPNFTNEILTQASTLVYDKDTGQLIANCRLCLQDNQAAVYSIGVIPGYRGRGLATRMLQRALTSLKDKYPVLRLYVMEGNDAESVYFNLGFVPGVLEIQSMYIPTN; from the coding sequence GTGCAATCAGTTGATTGGTCCGATGATATTAATTATTATGATTTATCAAGTGAATATTCTATTCGAAAGGCCGAGCCTGAAGAATGGGGAGTATATTGTTCCGTTTATTATAATATGCGTTATAATGGTTTTTTTAGGGAAGAAGGCTTCAATGCTCCACGAAGAAACTCTTTTTGGATCTATAAAGGAGAATCCAAAATTGGTGGGGTAAGGATGGCCCCAAATACGATATATCATTTATTTTATATTCCCCCATTTCATGATTCATTTGAGGTACTGAAGCTTCTTAAAAATATTTTATTTCAATGGTCTGATCGAACTGAACCTATAAAGACCTTTGAGGTTCTTCCAGACCAAGTGAATTTATATACGAGGGCAGGATTTTGGCCAGATGAGTTCAGATGTCGTTGGATGCAGCGCCCCACGGATCACTTCAAGGTTGTTTGGGATCATAATCTTATCATTAAGTGTCCTGAAATTAAGGGAAATGAGATGGGTGCTAAGCGATTCATTAATGAAGATGAAATCGCTCATTGTGACTTTAATAGCTTTGCAGGAGGTTTTGAAGCCGTACGGAGAAAAAAGTCTTCTCTTGAAGATTTTATTCCTAGCGAAGATCCTAATTTTACAAATGAGATATTAACTCAAGCGTCTACACTTGTATATGATAAGGATACGGGTCAGCTCATTGCAAATTGTCGCCTTTGTTTACAAGACAATCAAGCAGCAGTATACAGTATAGGCGTCATACCCGGTTACAGAGGAAGAGGGCTCGCTACACGTATGCTGCAAAGAGCCCTGACTAGCCTTAAAGATAAGTATCCCGTTCTAAGGTTGTATGTCATGGAAGGCAATGATGCGGAGTCAGTCTATTTTAACCTCGGGTTTGTTCCGGGAGTACTGGAGATACAAAGTATGTATATTCCTACGAATTGA
- a CDS encoding sulfite exporter TauE/SafE family protein: MQEWIILVLIVFAASLLQTSTGYGFSIIGTPFLLLIYPGHTAIQINIILSLCLSAFMIFKIGREVDKPLFIRLMKGSIPGLVIGLFIYLYLDIRVLKMIVGGLILLLTIGLIFKLTMLQSRNRDFITGGISGLLTTSIGVPGPPLLLYFSGIGKDKAVLRSTTLAYYLFVYSASLVMQISFGGTDKEAWISSLVAVPSLIAGILLGQLLFRWISPNIFRVITYVILLFTGGYLLLSAF; encoded by the coding sequence TTGCAAGAATGGATTATACTTGTGCTCATTGTTTTCGCGGCTTCCTTATTGCAGACTAGTACCGGCTACGGTTTCTCAATTATAGGTACGCCTTTTTTGCTGCTTATCTATCCGGGACATACGGCCATCCAAATCAATATTATTCTCTCGCTTTGCCTATCTGCTTTCATGATTTTTAAAATTGGGAGGGAAGTGGACAAACCCCTTTTCATCCGATTGATGAAGGGCAGCATACCGGGATTGGTTATAGGGCTCTTTATTTATCTATACCTGGATATTCGGGTGTTAAAGATGATTGTCGGCGGACTTATTCTCCTATTAACAATAGGCCTTATTTTCAAATTGACCATGCTGCAATCCAGGAACAGGGACTTTATAACCGGGGGGATATCGGGGCTGTTAACAACCAGTATTGGTGTACCCGGTCCTCCTTTGCTGCTGTATTTCTCCGGGATCGGAAAGGATAAGGCCGTGCTTCGAAGTACTACCCTAGCCTACTATCTCTTTGTTTATTCGGCTAGCTTGGTTATGCAAATATCGTTTGGCGGGACAGATAAAGAGGCATGGATATCATCTCTTGTTGCCGTGCCTTCGCTTATTGCCGGAATTCTGCTCGGACAGCTGTTATTTAGATGGATCAGTCCCAACATTTTTCGAGTCATAACGTATGTGATCCTTCTTTTTACAGGCGGTTATTTGCTGTTATCCGCGTTCTGA
- a CDS encoding GNAT family N-acetyltransferase — MQIRTFVDSDIHPILSLFRETVHAVNKKDYSQEQLDAWAPLADLTSRLDAWQESMRRNMTYVAEIGGTIVGFADMTPAGHLDRVYIHKDHQGQGIASALVMRLESDARGLGLTLIDTEASITAKPFFERRGYRVIQRQTVERQGVQLVNFKMVKDLSDGGQN, encoded by the coding sequence ATGCAAATAAGAACGTTCGTCGATTCAGATATTCATCCGATCCTTTCCTTATTCCGCGAAACCGTGCATGCGGTTAACAAGAAGGATTACTCGCAAGAGCAGCTGGATGCCTGGGCTCCCCTAGCCGATCTAACGTCCAGGCTGGACGCCTGGCAGGAATCGATGCGCCGCAATATGACGTACGTTGCCGAAATCGGCGGAACAATCGTCGGTTTCGCTGACATGACTCCGGCGGGACACCTGGATCGAGTCTACATTCATAAAGATCATCAGGGGCAAGGAATCGCCTCCGCTTTGGTGATGAGGCTCGAATCCGATGCCAGAGGACTCGGCCTTACCTTAATCGATACGGAGGCAAGCATCACGGCGAAGCCTTTCTTCGAACGGCGCGGGTACCGGGTGATTCAGCGGCAAACGGTCGAACGGCAAGGCGTACAGCTTGTGAATTTTAAGATGGTTAAGGATCTGTCCGACGGGGGGCAGAATTGA
- a CDS encoding phytanoyl-CoA dioxygenase family protein, giving the protein MPDANGVPTQEDIAFFKKNGYWISPKIIDDERLERLRMSMERVYRHDFETGKPPATAWSYETGRPNGLRKTDNANWSDLTIRALALEPLIGEIAAALAETDTIRFWEDQLLLKPARSGGNSSNVGWHQDYHYWGCFQNPETLLTAWVAYDDVDEENGCMQMVPGSHQWGVMRGNDFYEQNLKKQLQDMAGNEERSTQTAPIIMKAGQVSFHHSLTLHGSGPNVSDRVRRSSALHYVTGETRYRAGYADGYSEIQQFIALGGKDGDIVHGDMFPVVFQKS; this is encoded by the coding sequence ATGCCGGATGCAAATGGAGTTCCAACGCAAGAAGATATAGCCTTCTTTAAGAAAAACGGCTACTGGATTTCACCGAAAATCATTGACGACGAACGGTTGGAACGGCTTCGCATGAGTATGGAAAGAGTATACAGACACGATTTCGAGACCGGAAAGCCTCCTGCAACTGCTTGGAGCTACGAGACCGGCCGTCCCAATGGACTACGTAAAACGGATAATGCCAACTGGTCGGACCTAACGATCCGCGCATTAGCCCTTGAACCTCTTATTGGTGAGATTGCAGCGGCTTTAGCGGAGACGGACACGATCCGATTTTGGGAAGATCAGCTGCTGCTCAAACCGGCTAGATCCGGCGGGAACTCCTCGAACGTCGGATGGCATCAGGATTATCATTATTGGGGTTGTTTTCAGAACCCCGAGACGCTGCTCACGGCTTGGGTTGCTTACGATGACGTCGATGAAGAAAACGGCTGCATGCAGATGGTGCCGGGCAGCCACCAGTGGGGAGTCATGAGAGGAAATGACTTTTACGAGCAAAATTTAAAAAAGCAGCTGCAGGATATGGCCGGGAATGAGGAACGTTCAACGCAAACCGCGCCTATCATCATGAAAGCAGGGCAAGTAAGCTTCCATCACAGTTTGACGCTGCACGGCAGCGGGCCCAATGTATCGGACCGAGTACGCCGTTCATCCGCACTGCATTACGTGACAGGCGAGACTCGCTATCGGGCAGGCTATGCCGACGGATATTCGGAAATCCAACAATTCATCGCTCTTGGGGGCAAAGACGGCGACATCGTTCATGGAGATATGTTCCCAGTCGTTTTTCAGAAATCTTAA
- a CDS encoding helix-turn-helix transcriptional regulator → MHIWEIDEAEPFAFRCVFFEWSYRPKSGVRFPNDFLSEHPEECNRNWLDEPHEMGLPEWLMVDSFSFWKGLFEAVTTEYIVLSHQDYPESLAINGHFQLLLHHVYRLVHRQTDYMDPRIAKLMASMEQQAGGSYGNVDSWAEKLGLSRSHFHTLFRVQTGFTPKRYWNRCRIKKAQNDLHRTNDSVTMIAERYGFSSIHVFTKVFHQMIGITPTDYRSQSRLL, encoded by the coding sequence ATGCATATATGGGAAATCGATGAAGCTGAACCATTCGCCTTCCGCTGCGTTTTCTTTGAATGGTCGTACCGGCCGAAATCGGGAGTGCGATTTCCTAATGATTTCCTGTCGGAACATCCGGAGGAATGCAATCGCAATTGGCTGGACGAGCCTCATGAAATGGGACTGCCGGAATGGCTCATGGTCGATTCGTTTAGTTTTTGGAAAGGATTATTTGAAGCGGTAACAACCGAGTATATCGTGCTTAGCCACCAAGATTATCCGGAATCACTCGCCATAAACGGCCATTTCCAGCTGTTGCTGCATCATGTGTACCGGCTCGTTCATCGTCAAACCGATTATATGGATCCGCGTATCGCTAAGCTGATGGCGTCTATGGAACAACAAGCCGGCGGATCGTATGGGAATGTCGACAGCTGGGCGGAGAAGCTTGGTTTGAGCCGCAGTCACTTTCATACTTTGTTCCGAGTTCAAACCGGCTTTACGCCTAAACGTTATTGGAACCGTTGTCGAATCAAAAAAGCTCAAAACGACCTTCACCGCACGAACGATTCCGTCACGATGATCGCCGAAAGATACGGTTTTTCTTCGATTCACGTCTTCACCAAAGTATTTCATCAGATGATAGGTATCACCCCGACGGACTATCGTTCGCAGAGTCGGTTATTATAA
- a CDS encoding response regulator — protein sequence MGKIMVVDDAAFMRQMLKDVLRTAGHEIAVEAANGEEAVNLYKRVKPDLVTMDITMPEMDGVEALRAIKKHDPKAKVIMCSAIGQKSMVISAIQAGAKDFVVKPFHKERLLETVRKVLAQ from the coding sequence GTGGGCAAAATTATGGTTGTGGACGACGCAGCCTTTATGAGACAAATGCTGAAAGATGTGCTTCGGACAGCCGGACATGAGATCGCGGTCGAGGCGGCCAACGGAGAAGAAGCGGTCAATCTATATAAGCGGGTTAAACCCGATCTGGTCACCATGGATATTACGATGCCGGAGATGGACGGGGTAGAAGCCCTTAGGGCGATCAAGAAGCATGACCCGAAGGCAAAAGTTATTATGTGCTCCGCCATCGGCCAGAAGAGTATGGTTATTAGCGCCATACAAGCGGGAGCCAAGGATTTTGTCGTAAAGCCGTTCCATAAAGAACGGCTGCTGGAGACCGTAAGGAAAGTGCTGGCCCAATAA
- a CDS encoding LysR family transcriptional regulator: protein MIVEILKVYVTVVEQSNFSRAAELLNLSQPSVSQHIRNLENEFGVKLMHRSPHHVKTTEAGDILYKRAKQILSTYEAAKEEIHLLRDEVTGSLKIGASFTIGEYILPHLLAEFVLQYPHVDIQAKIANTDEIAQAVRANELGIGLVEGNVEYRDILITPPFMEDEMVLVAPRNHPLSLQKMIEPGVLQDQVWVFRENGSGTRAFSDQFIGELGLCIKRSFIFNSNQGVKEAVVAGLGLALLSRWVIRTELESGELCSISVKGQRFARYFSILLDPKSSDTMAVKMFIQKLRQFKM, encoded by the coding sequence ATGATCGTAGAAATTTTAAAGGTATATGTAACGGTTGTGGAACAGAGTAATTTTTCACGAGCCGCAGAACTTCTTAACCTCTCGCAGCCGAGTGTCAGCCAGCATATCCGAAATTTAGAAAATGAATTCGGGGTCAAGCTTATGCACCGTTCTCCCCATCACGTGAAGACGACTGAGGCGGGCGATATCCTGTACAAACGGGCAAAGCAGATTCTATCCACGTACGAAGCAGCCAAGGAGGAAATTCACCTGTTGCGGGATGAGGTTACAGGGTCGTTAAAAATCGGGGCGAGCTTTACGATTGGCGAATATATACTGCCTCATCTGTTAGCTGAATTTGTCCTACAATATCCGCATGTTGACATTCAGGCAAAGATAGCCAATACAGATGAAATTGCTCAGGCCGTTCGTGCCAACGAGCTCGGTATCGGTCTGGTGGAAGGCAATGTCGAATATCGGGATATTTTGATCACTCCCCCGTTTATGGAGGATGAAATGGTTTTGGTCGCTCCCCGCAATCATCCGTTAAGCTTGCAAAAGATGATTGAACCAGGCGTACTGCAAGACCAGGTTTGGGTTTTCAGAGAAAATGGCTCCGGTACACGGGCATTTAGCGATCAATTTATCGGGGAACTGGGCCTTTGCATCAAACGCTCCTTCATCTTTAACAGCAATCAGGGAGTGAAAGAAGCGGTGGTGGCCGGATTAGGTCTGGCCCTTCTTTCTAGGTGGGTGATTCGGACGGAGCTCGAATCCGGCGAACTATGCAGCATTTCCGTTAAAGGGCAGCGTTTTGCCCGCTATTTTTCCATTTTGCTGGACCCTAAGTCTTCTGACACGATGGCCGTGAAAATGTTCATTCAGAAACTGCGTCAATTCAAGATGTAA